The genomic DNA CAACGTTGTGCGTGTCTTTCACGATACGATCTCCAGTTCTTCGACAACGATGTTGCGATTGGTATAGATGTCGATGTCCGCGGCGATCTCCAACGATCGACGAACGATCTCTGCGGCCCCAAGATCCGAATGCGCCAACAAAGCCCGCGCGGCGGCGATCGCGTAATGGCCGCCTGAACCGATCCCAATCACGCCGTCGGTCGGTTGGATCACGTCGCCGGTACCGCTGATCAACAGCGAATGTTTCACATCCGCCACCGCTAACAAAGCCTCCAACCGACGCAGCGCCCGATCCATCCTCCAGTCCTTGGCCAATTCGGTTGCCGCTCGAGGGACATTGGCCGGATAGTCTCGCATCTTCTCTTCAAAGCGTTCCAGCAATGCAAACGCATCGGCCGCCCCCCCCGCAAATCCGCACAGCACACGGCCTTCGTTCAAACGCCGGACCTTTGACGCGTCGGCCTTCATCACCGTTGTTCCCAACGTGACCTGGCCATCGCCTCCCATCGCCACCGTGTTGCCTCTGCGGACCGATAGGATCGTGGTTGCGTGAAGTTCCATAGAAGACGCCTCGGTCCAAGTGTTGGGAAAGTTGCCTGAGAATCCATTCATTGTCGCGGGGACCGACATCGGCCGCCAGATGCCCGCTTTCGCAGATCGATCTCCACAGCGGATGACAGCGGCGTTCCGCTGGCACCCATCGGTTGCGTTCACGCCGTTCGCGTTACACCAACAATTTCAGCACTTCGTCTCCCATCGCAACGGTGCCGATTGCCGGCCCCCCCGCCGCGATGTCGCGAGTGCGCAATCCAGCGGCCAAGACCTTGCGGACCGTCGATTCGATCGCCAACGCCTCGTCTTCCAACTGCAACGAATGTCGCAACAACATCGCACAGGCCAGGATCGTAGCCAAAGGATTGGCGAGATCTTGGCCGGCGATATCGGGAGCCGAACCGTGAATCGGTTCGTACAAGCCCGGTCCATCCGAACCGATCGACGCCGATGGCAACATCCCCAACGAACCGGGAAGCATCGACGCTTCATCGGTCAAGATGTCCCCAAACATATTGCCCGTCACAACCACGTCGAAATCTTTCGGGCGGCTGATCAAGTGCATCGCCATCGAATCGACCAAGACGACGTCGTACTTCAAGTCGGGGAACTCTTCGCGGACGACACGCTCGGCGACCTGACGCCACAAGCGACTCGGTTCCAACACATTCGCTTTGTCGACACTGGTCAGGTGCCCCTTGCGACCGCGAGCGGCTTCGGCAGCCAAGCGGACCACGCGTTCCACTTCCGGTACGCTATAAACCATCGTCGCCATCGCGTGCTCGACCCCA from Rosistilla carotiformis includes the following:
- the leuB gene encoding 3-isopropylmalate dehydrogenase, with protein sequence MKANIVLLPGDGIGPEIVLQGQRVLEAIATKFNHQFTFQSCLIGGIAIDQTGDPLPQPTIDACLASDAVLLGAVGGPKWDDPSAKTRPEFGLLKIRKELGLFANLRPIQTFPELVGASPLRREIVEGTDILFFRELTGGIYFGPSGREVVDGVEHAMATMVYSVPEVERVVRLAAEAARGRKGHLTSVDKANVLEPSRLWRQVAERVVREEFPDLKYDVVLVDSMAMHLISRPKDFDVVVTGNMFGDILTDEASMLPGSLGMLPSASIGSDGPGLYEPIHGSAPDIAGQDLANPLATILACAMLLRHSLQLEDEALAIESTVRKVLAAGLRTRDIAAGGPAIGTVAMGDEVLKLLV
- the hslV gene encoding ATP-dependent protease subunit HslV; the protein is MELHATTILSVRRGNTVAMGGDGQVTLGTTVMKADASKVRRLNEGRVLCGFAGGAADAFALLERFEEKMRDYPANVPRAATELAKDWRMDRALRRLEALLAVADVKHSLLISGTGDVIQPTDGVIGIGSGGHYAIAAARALLAHSDLGAAEIVRRSLEIAADIDIYTNRNIVVEELEIVS